One genomic window of Sporosarcina ureae includes the following:
- a CDS encoding DMT family transporter: MKDIKVLITLVLVMLTWGINVSALKYLVTYFDPITMTSMRIMSAAVLVFVILFFLKKIRLPRNREWLYIVGGAATNVVMHHYFLAEGLSRTSAANGGLILGLGPLLTATLAVFILKEKVTGVRALGFLFGGIGVSIVVLGGSGKVGELSFGDVEIFLSILSQAISFMLIKKASSTMDARLLTGYMLLIGSVILVIIALIKEPGGFAELSKGTPTVWSVFLFSALIATAVGHMAYNSAIQTIGAARASIFLNFNTFFALIGASIFLGESIYPAHFIGLVFIVAGVLFGSGSLEMFIRNRNKPVPPVG, translated from the coding sequence ATGAAAGATATAAAAGTACTTATTACATTGGTGCTCGTTATGTTGACATGGGGAATTAACGTATCCGCTCTCAAATATCTTGTGACCTATTTCGATCCGATTACTATGACGTCGATGCGTATTATGTCCGCTGCCGTTCTAGTGTTTGTCATTTTGTTTTTTCTGAAGAAAATTCGCTTGCCTAGAAATAGGGAATGGCTATATATCGTCGGCGGCGCCGCAACCAACGTCGTGATGCATCATTATTTTCTAGCGGAAGGACTATCAAGAACGAGTGCCGCTAACGGGGGATTAATACTAGGGCTTGGTCCGCTATTGACCGCGACGTTAGCTGTTTTTATTTTGAAAGAAAAAGTCACCGGCGTACGGGCTTTGGGCTTTCTGTTCGGTGGAATAGGGGTCAGTATCGTCGTACTTGGAGGCAGTGGAAAAGTAGGAGAACTGTCATTTGGAGATGTCGAAATCTTCTTATCGATCTTATCTCAAGCCATTAGTTTTATGCTAATTAAAAAAGCGTCCAGCACAATGGATGCGCGGCTATTGACAGGATACATGCTGTTAATCGGTTCCGTCATTTTAGTCATCATTGCACTGATAAAAGAACCAGGTGGTTTTGCCGAATTAAGTAAAGGAACCCCAACTGTCTGGAGCGTATTCCTATTCTCGGCTCTGATCGCGACCGCTGTTGGTCACATGGCATATAATTCTGCCATTCAAACAATCGGTGCAGCACGCGCTTCAATCTTTTTGAACTTCAATACATTTTTCGCACTGATAGGCGCGAGTATATTTTTAGGAGAATCCATTTATCCCGCTCACTTTATTGGGTTGGTATTTATTGTCGCAGGCGTCCTCTTCGGCTCAGGTTCTTTGGAGATGTTTATAAGGAATCGGAATAAACCGGTACCGCCTGTTGGGTAG
- a CDS encoding Fic family protein, which produces MTYEKLSTLFYKLNPDSFEEEYLKRITGYGSMNTLLPIRAFRKGRLDREHFELFYVMTPELIKLNNEALLNSGKILSLVSKLPAFAAEPYFQRLIINDAQSNNEIEGIRSTKKELSHVLQRLQEPNPKMKRFMGMMKTYMHIEDIGPFRALEDFRTLYDHLVSDEISTKDAPDGRLFRKDEVEVTDGSRITHVGLQTEAKIEEALFHLIQFLQDDTHPELFRYLIAHYYYEYIHPFYDGNGRTGRLLVGSYLANYLERYSAVTFSYAINKDKAKYYQALEEVPSPMNKGELTFYLKSMLELLIAGQHNILEDLSINEAKLVRIQQFLTHDSRELRKEEQEILFYLLVLTVFGSNEDILVSRLITLSGYSRYKVKQALDKMEEEGIVSLQQLRPISYSLTSDFLYDTLKI; this is translated from the coding sequence ATGACTTACGAAAAATTGAGTACGCTTTTTTATAAATTGAATCCGGATTCTTTTGAAGAAGAATATTTGAAGCGAATCACGGGCTATGGAAGTATGAACACACTATTACCTATTCGTGCATTCAGGAAAGGCAGGCTAGATCGAGAGCATTTTGAACTGTTCTATGTCATGACGCCTGAACTTATTAAACTGAACAATGAAGCCCTTTTGAATAGTGGTAAAATCCTATCATTAGTTAGTAAATTGCCTGCATTTGCAGCAGAACCTTACTTCCAGCGCTTGATTATTAATGACGCCCAAAGTAATAATGAAATCGAAGGTATTCGCAGCACAAAGAAAGAACTGAGTCATGTGCTACAACGCCTACAAGAACCGAATCCAAAAATGAAGCGTTTTATGGGTATGATGAAAACCTATATGCATATTGAAGATATTGGGCCTTTTCGAGCTCTAGAGGATTTCCGGACGCTTTACGATCATTTGGTTTCTGATGAAATTTCTACGAAGGATGCGCCAGATGGTCGTCTGTTTAGAAAAGACGAAGTGGAAGTGACTGATGGCTCAAGAATTACACATGTCGGCTTGCAAACAGAGGCAAAAATTGAAGAAGCTCTCTTTCATCTCATTCAGTTCTTACAAGATGATACGCATCCAGAGTTGTTCCGATATTTGATAGCACATTATTACTATGAATATATCCATCCTTTTTATGATGGTAACGGTCGAACAGGTAGACTATTGGTCGGTAGTTACCTTGCCAACTATCTGGAACGCTACTCAGCAGTAACTTTCTCTTACGCTATTAATAAAGACAAAGCGAAGTATTATCAGGCTTTAGAAGAAGTTCCTTCTCCTATGAATAAAGGAGAATTGACATTTTATTTAAAAAGTATGCTGGAGTTATTGATTGCTGGACAACATAATATATTAGAAGATTTATCCATTAACGAAGCAAAACTAGTTCGTATACAACAATTCTTGACTCATGATTCTAGGGAATTAAGAAAAGAAGAGCAAGAGATTCTTTTTTACTTACTAGTATTGACCGTTTTTGGTTCCAACGAAGATATATTGGTCAGCCGCCTCATTACCCTCTCTGGCTATTCACGGTACAAGGTCAAGCAGGCTCTCGATAAAATGGAAGAGGAAGGCATCGTCTCACTACAACAACTTCGTCCAATTTCATATAGTCTGACTTCTGATTTTCTATATGACACATTAAAAATTTAA
- a CDS encoding sigma-54 interaction domain-containing protein, whose translation MESIYEKAFQHNFDGICVFDHEGKGLAINQAGQRITGFTKEKFVGETTKNAIEKGYISKSITNRIIQTKKPVTDVISIQGLEVLVTGNPVLTSEGELQYVVLNVRDISELNNLKLDVLLSIALRRKHQSVTPKVSSIDVAGVHSDDVISASPKMKQVVQLAARVAKVDSSILILGESGVGKEVVVKLIHENSARADLPFIKINCAAIPRDLLESELFGYEKGAFTGANQQGKAGLFEAANGGTVFLDEIGDMPMDLQVKLLRVLQEFEIRRIGGTKDIKIDVRIVSATNKNLQELIEKGDFREDLYYRLNIIPIHIPPLRERPEDIQQLAHLVLNRTNRKYGLEHYFQPGLVELLHQYEWPGNIREMENMIERLVVTAEQDEISWSSLPFIIDQPDLSENYSLKATLEEIEKKIILEKLQTFRTTRKVAQVLGISQSAVVKKMKKYGL comes from the coding sequence ATGGAAAGTATATACGAAAAGGCATTTCAGCATAATTTCGATGGGATTTGTGTGTTCGATCATGAAGGGAAAGGACTGGCGATCAATCAAGCGGGGCAGCGTATTACGGGATTCACTAAAGAGAAATTCGTAGGGGAAACGACAAAGAATGCCATTGAAAAGGGCTATATCTCCAAATCAATTACGAATCGTATTATCCAAACGAAGAAGCCTGTCACTGATGTCATCAGTATACAAGGTCTGGAAGTGCTTGTGACAGGCAATCCTGTACTTACTTCCGAAGGTGAACTTCAGTATGTCGTCTTAAATGTGCGAGATATATCCGAGTTAAACAATTTGAAATTGGACGTTCTACTATCTATAGCGTTGCGAAGAAAACATCAAAGCGTTACGCCTAAAGTCTCATCTATAGATGTTGCAGGTGTTCATTCGGACGATGTGATCTCGGCTAGTCCTAAAATGAAACAAGTCGTGCAATTAGCTGCACGAGTTGCTAAGGTGGACTCTTCTATACTGATCTTAGGGGAGTCGGGTGTCGGAAAAGAAGTCGTAGTGAAGCTGATTCATGAAAACAGCGCAAGGGCCGATCTTCCTTTCATCAAAATCAACTGTGCCGCTATACCGCGTGATTTACTGGAATCAGAACTGTTTGGCTATGAGAAAGGTGCGTTCACCGGTGCTAACCAACAAGGGAAAGCAGGGTTATTCGAAGCCGCGAATGGTGGTACCGTATTCCTAGATGAAATCGGGGACATGCCGATGGATTTGCAAGTGAAACTCCTGCGGGTCCTGCAAGAATTCGAAATCCGGAGAATCGGTGGCACAAAAGACATTAAAATCGATGTGCGCATTGTTTCTGCTACAAATAAAAACTTACAAGAACTTATTGAAAAAGGAGACTTCCGCGAAGATCTTTATTATCGACTCAATATCATCCCAATTCATATCCCACCACTGCGAGAACGTCCCGAAGACATTCAGCAACTGGCTCATCTAGTATTGAACCGGACAAATCGTAAATATGGACTCGAGCATTACTTCCAACCTGGACTCGTTGAATTGCTACATCAATACGAATGGCCAGGCAATATCCGTGAAATGGAGAACATGATTGAACGCCTCGTCGTCACAGCTGAACAAGACGAAATCAGCTGGAGTAGTTTACCCTTCATCATCGACCAGCCTGATTTGAGCGAGAATTATTCTTTGAAAGCGACACTTGAAGAAATTGAAAAGAAAATCATACTGGAGAAACTGCAGACCTTCCGTACTACGCGGAAAGTGGCTCAAGTGCTTGGCATCAGCCAATCCGCAGTAGTGAAGAAGATGAAGAAGTACGGCTTATAA
- a CDS encoding alkaline phosphatase, which produces MLSAALIGGAIWTGNNSTSSANEVKKEDATEIKNVIFLIGDGMGSSYTSAYRYFKDDPKTPEIELTAFDKYLVGQQMTYPDDDEESITDSASSATAMSSGVKTYNNAIAVDKKKERVQTVLEAAKEAGKSTGLVATSEITHATPAAYGAHNESRKNMDEIADDYYNERINGEHTIDVLLGGGKKHFVREDLSHAHSFELDGYGYVTTKEELLNNKHDKILGLFADGGMSKMIDRSAETPSLEEMTEAAIDRLKKNEDGFFLMVEGSQVDWAGHDNDVVGAMSEMEDFEKAFKAAIEFAKNDPHTLVVATADHSTGGFSIGADGVYNWSADVIKAVKRTPAFIAQEIANGNEVGQTLERYIDQESLPLEKKEIEAIQAAGTEASAIETAIKQIIDKRSYTGWTTSGHTGEDVPVYAYGPSKERFTGLLDNTDHADIIFDIIAGEK; this is translated from the coding sequence ATGCTATCCGCTGCTTTAATTGGCGGTGCCATCTGGACAGGGAATAATTCAACGAGTTCAGCTAACGAAGTGAAAAAGGAAGACGCTACAGAAATCAAGAACGTCATATTCTTGATTGGGGATGGCATGGGAAGTTCCTACACATCCGCTTATCGTTACTTTAAAGATGATCCGAAAACTCCTGAGATCGAGTTAACAGCGTTCGATAAATATTTGGTCGGTCAACAAATGACCTATCCTGATGATGATGAGGAGTCGATCACCGATTCAGCATCTTCAGCAACGGCTATGTCGTCCGGTGTCAAAACATACAATAACGCCATTGCGGTCGATAAAAAGAAAGAGCGCGTGCAAACGGTCCTTGAAGCGGCAAAAGAAGCAGGGAAGTCGACAGGCCTTGTCGCCACTTCTGAAATTACACATGCCACTCCCGCCGCTTACGGTGCCCATAATGAAAGTCGAAAGAATATGGACGAAATCGCCGATGATTATTACAATGAACGCATCAATGGCGAGCATACCATCGATGTCCTTCTAGGCGGTGGGAAAAAACACTTCGTCAGAGAAGATTTGAGCCATGCGCATTCATTCGAATTGGATGGATATGGATATGTCACAACAAAAGAAGAATTATTGAACAATAAGCATGATAAAATACTAGGATTGTTCGCAGATGGCGGCATGTCAAAAATGATTGACCGTTCGGCAGAAACTCCTTCACTGGAAGAAATGACAGAAGCAGCGATTGACCGATTGAAGAAAAATGAAGACGGATTTTTCCTCATGGTAGAAGGAAGCCAAGTCGATTGGGCAGGACATGACAATGATGTGGTCGGTGCGATGAGTGAAATGGAAGACTTCGAGAAAGCATTCAAGGCAGCTATCGAGTTTGCGAAAAACGATCCCCACACATTGGTCGTTGCAACGGCGGATCACTCAACTGGCGGATTTTCCATAGGAGCGGATGGCGTCTATAACTGGTCTGCCGATGTCATCAAAGCCGTGAAACGTACACCTGCTTTCATTGCACAAGAAATCGCGAATGGTAACGAGGTAGGACAGACATTGGAACGCTACATCGATCAAGAAAGTTTGCCATTAGAAAAGAAGGAAATAGAAGCAATTCAAGCAGCAGGTACAGAGGCAAGTGCTATCGAAACAGCGATCAAGCAAATCATCGATAAACGTTCGTATACGGGTTGGACAACTAGTGGACATACAGGTGAAGACGTACCGGTTTATGCCTATGGACCATCCAAAGAGCGTTTTACAGGACTGTTAGATAATACGGATCATGCGGATATTATATTTGATATTATTGCGGGTGAGAAGTGA
- a CDS encoding PucR family transcriptional regulator yields MNIQEALTIGDLTKSITIAGSEGITREITSIEVMEVPEVVSWVTSGILVMTTFYSIKNDIEKQIEIVQTLIDKNAAGIVIKLGRFVDALPEKMLAIANKENFPIIVIPKNVSYINVLAPLYERLYKEKQLKENSYQPFIDFESKSFASLSKAMEELSEIIGGPLYIEDVQCSLLYCTRKFLPNGWRNSNTLFSKPIHTNYEELSEELKTSLIQTGGTLLKIDGFRNILIMPLLSNKYIFGMLHIPYTEKLEASNSPIENLKEIVEKIEELFMNEQLYLQKKRIEHLKRLEQFNQADEQEFQMKEHFIIRFHASWFEKHDTLTHYVIDYSNIVLKELLFIMEDIPECSFTLFEKHGHYYALVDRAKNEDVSVMKTLEKVIADSIHSLTIAVAPIEKDNRVLADSIRLVDKTMEIGRLIRKKETFYTYDQLGIYEILINLTSQNVVKNYTKSILEPLFVDQNKELLHTLEVYLNENGNVTKASEKLFIHRRTLTFRLQKIQELLQMNIDEAENRFILNFCLRIKSLNR; encoded by the coding sequence ATGAATATTCAAGAAGCGCTAACGATTGGTGACTTGACGAAAAGTATAACTATTGCTGGATCCGAAGGTATAACACGTGAAATCACCTCCATCGAAGTAATGGAAGTTCCTGAAGTAGTCAGCTGGGTTACATCGGGGATATTAGTGATGACAACATTTTATTCGATTAAAAATGATATAGAAAAGCAAATTGAAATCGTTCAGACATTGATTGATAAAAATGCAGCAGGAATTGTTATCAAACTGGGTAGATTCGTAGATGCATTGCCTGAAAAAATGTTGGCTATTGCAAACAAAGAAAACTTTCCTATTATTGTTATACCTAAAAACGTTTCGTATATCAATGTACTGGCCCCCCTATATGAGCGACTATACAAAGAGAAGCAGCTAAAGGAAAACTCCTATCAACCATTCATAGATTTTGAATCCAAATCCTTTGCCTCACTTTCAAAAGCAATGGAAGAATTGAGTGAAATTATTGGAGGGCCATTATATATAGAAGATGTACAGTGTTCTCTGCTCTATTGCACAAGAAAATTTCTTCCGAATGGTTGGCGCAATTCCAACACCCTATTTTCTAAACCAATCCATACGAATTATGAAGAGCTTTCCGAAGAATTAAAGACATCACTTATACAAACTGGTGGAACATTGCTAAAAATAGATGGTTTTCGCAATATCTTGATCATGCCGTTACTATCTAACAAATATATCTTTGGAATGCTTCATATACCGTATACTGAAAAACTAGAAGCCAGCAATAGTCCAATCGAAAATCTGAAAGAGATCGTGGAAAAGATAGAAGAGTTATTTATGAATGAACAGCTCTACCTACAAAAAAAGCGAATTGAACATCTTAAACGTCTGGAGCAATTCAACCAAGCGGATGAGCAAGAATTTCAAATGAAAGAGCACTTCATTATTCGCTTCCATGCAAGCTGGTTTGAAAAACATGATACACTAACGCATTATGTCATTGATTATTCAAATATAGTATTGAAAGAGTTGCTATTTATTATGGAAGACATTCCAGAGTGCTCTTTTACATTGTTCGAAAAGCATGGGCACTACTATGCACTAGTAGATCGCGCAAAAAATGAGGATGTATCTGTTATGAAAACACTTGAAAAAGTGATTGCAGATAGTATCCACTCATTGACAATTGCAGTAGCTCCGATAGAAAAAGACAATCGCGTGTTGGCGGATAGTATTCGGTTGGTGGATAAAACCATGGAAATCGGACGACTTATTAGAAAAAAAGAGACCTTCTACACCTATGATCAATTAGGTATATATGAAATTCTTATTAATTTAACATCTCAAAATGTAGTGAAAAACTATACTAAAAGTATTTTAGAACCATTATTTGTCGATCAAAATAAAGAGTTACTACATACGTTAGAAGTATATTTGAATGAAAATGGTAATGTTACAAAGGCATCGGAAAAATTGTTCATACACCGAAGAACACTGACATTCCGACTGCAGAAAATACAAGAACTATTGCAAATGAATATTGATGAAGCAGAAAATCGTTTTATTTTGAACTTTTGTTTGCGAATAAAATCTTTAAATAGATAG
- the rpoN gene encoding RNA polymerase factor sigma-54: MSLQQKQELSLRMTTELRQAIELLQLSTYDLELYIREKELENPVIEIQEAEPMDSFQERQPLNYTSQETDSTEWVKQQDVSKRDQMLRQVEFDFHDVKTKQLLKTLIHSLDDHGYLCADAHAIENVEAGIELLQQIGPPGIGARTLQECLLLQVRSCEECPELIETFISEYLPYVAERKWQQIANGMNITMAHVNELHEFLLTLHPRPCPELGHNETEFMMPDVIVEEKHGKLSFHLNDRDLPKIGLRKEYVSSLTGTSDLSSYLRDYHKQAQWLLTSIEQRRNTIIRIVTDLLEKQDAFFRYGKKALQPMTMKEVADSIEMHESTISRTVSNKVIQTPAGTFEMRSLFTSKLAAQDGDNVSQSAVKASIQSLIAKEDKRKPLSDQKIVDLLLKEQGITISRRTVSKYRDELHILSSSKRKSIL, encoded by the coding sequence ATGTCTCTCCAACAAAAACAAGAACTCAGTTTACGGATGACGACTGAACTCCGTCAAGCAATCGAGCTATTACAACTATCGACCTATGATCTGGAGCTATATATACGAGAAAAAGAGTTAGAAAATCCCGTGATTGAGATACAAGAAGCTGAACCAATGGATTCATTCCAAGAACGACAGCCCCTAAACTACACAAGTCAGGAAACAGATTCTACAGAATGGGTGAAGCAGCAAGACGTCAGTAAACGTGACCAAATGCTTCGACAAGTCGAGTTCGATTTCCACGATGTCAAGACGAAGCAATTACTTAAGACGTTGATTCATAGTTTGGATGATCACGGCTATTTATGCGCAGATGCGCACGCTATAGAAAATGTAGAGGCCGGTATTGAATTACTACAGCAAATCGGTCCGCCCGGCATAGGTGCTCGGACGCTGCAGGAGTGTTTGTTGCTTCAAGTTAGAAGCTGCGAAGAGTGTCCCGAGTTAATCGAAACGTTCATATCGGAGTATTTGCCTTATGTGGCCGAACGTAAATGGCAACAGATCGCCAATGGTATGAATATTACGATGGCACACGTAAACGAACTGCATGAATTTCTGCTGACGCTACATCCGAGACCTTGTCCAGAACTCGGTCACAATGAAACAGAATTCATGATGCCTGACGTGATCGTTGAGGAAAAACACGGGAAGTTGTCATTTCATTTGAACGACCGGGACCTTCCGAAAATCGGACTGCGCAAAGAGTATGTATCTTCTCTTACAGGTACATCCGATCTGTCTTCCTATTTGCGCGACTATCATAAACAAGCGCAATGGTTACTAACAAGTATCGAACAGCGGCGCAATACGATCATTCGCATCGTGACGGATCTTCTCGAAAAACAAGACGCATTTTTCCGCTATGGAAAGAAAGCTTTGCAGCCCATGACAATGAAAGAAGTGGCAGATAGTATTGAGATGCATGAGTCGACTATTAGCCGTACCGTTTCCAATAAAGTAATCCAAACGCCTGCCGGAACGTTCGAAATGCGCTCTTTATTCACATCCAAACTAGCTGCACAGGATGGCGACAATGTATCTCAATCCGCTGTGAAAGCATCGATCCAGTCACTGATTGCGAAAGAAGATAAACGGAAGCCGTTATCCGATCAAAAGATTGTGGATTTGCTATTGAAAGAACAAGGAATCACGATTTCGCGCAGGACGGTCAGCAAGTATCGGGATGAACTCCACATTCTGTCGTCTAGTAAACGGAAATCGATTTTATAA
- a CDS encoding DUF1284 domain-containing protein, translating into MIKLRGHHIFCLLGYRGMGYSAEYTENMTKIHDVLRERPDTLIQIIKGPDYLCAKFPQGQPYHCQDDGIYERDAVILHKLGLKVSDVLPWREVERRIRLHVVPEDIVVVCETCSWRSYGFCQEGVDDVVESRGLRQVLQEK; encoded by the coding sequence ATGATCAAACTACGTGGGCACCATATCTTTTGTTTGCTCGGGTACCGTGGAATGGGCTATTCAGCAGAGTACACGGAAAATATGACGAAAATTCATGATGTGTTACGGGAACGGCCTGACACGTTGATTCAAATCATAAAAGGCCCGGATTATTTATGTGCAAAGTTTCCTCAAGGGCAACCGTATCATTGTCAAGATGACGGAATTTATGAACGCGACGCGGTGATTTTACATAAGCTCGGATTGAAAGTCAGTGATGTGCTACCTTGGCGCGAAGTCGAGCGAAGGATTCGGCTACATGTCGTGCCCGAAGATATTGTCGTAGTGTGCGAGACGTGCTCTTGGCGTTCGTATGGGTTTTGCCAGGAAGGTGTCGACGATGTGGTGGAGTCGAGAGGATTACGGCAAGTTCTTCAGGAAAAATAA